One genomic segment of Stigmatopora argus isolate UIUO_Sarg chromosome 18, RoL_Sarg_1.0, whole genome shotgun sequence includes these proteins:
- the l3mbtl2 gene encoding lethal(3)malignant brain tumor-like protein 2 isoform X4 — protein MSAVWKFYSVSPSDAKFATCNKCHALILRGGIVSKSLNTTNLIRHLKIKHSAEYEEFLKLTGKKAVLLAAVKRRAEIITEPQTTENIPQKMEFNSKDNQPASVERDNKFPCLLSHLDPQNVVPERKHSSQKETPLRKKPKFTKARPATLNAPMKVFKWAEYLDKETSLGVSVSCFRHVPMCFQWDDINVGMKVEVLNTNAVLSTKVYWIATVIKIAGYKALLRYEGFERDNSRDFWSSLVSGELHPIGWCALTGKLLVPPQDVTNIPDWKEYLMKKLVGTHTLPVEFYLKLSERMKQQSFRLGMRVEVVDPKHVSRTRKAIIENIIGGRLRLLYLDLSDSPENINADFWCHLSSPLLHPIGWSRRVGHNTKVPTGEYSASGLKGNCNSTDNLFKKPRYVYMDGGYFEEGMKLEAIDPLNLGSICVATIHKVLLDGYLMVAIDGAPSHNGCDRFCYHASSHAILPKDFCKRNGIPLTVPPGWDPETFSWENYLEDTVSKAAPQHLFNTDYPGHGISPNMKLEAVDLMEPRLVCVATVKRCVGRLLLIHFDGWDDNYDQWVDHESPDIYPIGWCELTSYQLQPPPGLVIEGQAAQVKKPKMPLIGKKKRRNSKRHTDSFQVTEENDGEEDDDEERRHSPSNHATVQPPLALKSEPEELAIAEVEVKMEEMEMEAPISNQAPS, from the exons ATGTCTGCCGTGTGGAAATTTTATTCCGTTAGTCCGAGTGATGCAAAGTTTGCGACTTGCAACAAATGTCACGCCTTGATACTTCGTGGGGGTATCGTGTCCAAATCCTTAAACACAACGAACTTAATTCGCCACTTGAAGATAAAACATTCGGCGGAGTATGAGGAGTTTTTGAAGCTCACCGGAAAGAAGGCGGTCCTGCTGGCAGCAGTTAAACGGCGTGCGGAAATAATAACGGAGCCTCAGACGACTGAAAATATACCCCAAAAGATGGAATTCAATTCGAAAGACAACCAGCCGGCTTCTGTGGAGAGGGACAACAAGTTCCCCTGTTTACTCTCTCACTTGGACCCCCAAAACGTGGTACCTGAACGCAAACATTCCAGTCagaaa GAAACCCCGCTTAGAAAAAAGCCCAAATTTACCAAAGCTCGCCCGGCAACCCTGAATG CACCCATGAAAGTTTTTAAATGGGCGGAGTACTTGGACAAGGAAACTTCCTTGGGGGTGTCCGTCTCCTGCTTCAGACAT GTTCCCATGTGTTTCCAATGGGACGACATCAACGTTGGAATGAAGGTAGAAGTTTTAAACACCAACGCAGTCCTGTCCACTAAAGTCTACTGGATTGCTACGGTCATTAAAATTGCAG gataCAAAGCCTTGTTACGATACGAGGGCTTTGAGCGAGACAACAGCCGAGACTTCTGGTCCAGCCTGGTTTCCGGAGAACTGCACCCCATCGGTTGGTGCGCTTTGACCGGAAAGCTCCTGGTACCCCCGCAAG ATGTGACTAATATCCCTGACTGGAAAGAGTATTTGATGAAAAAGTTGGTGGGGACCCACACGCTGCCCGTCGAGTTTTACCTGAAG CTGTCCGAACGCATGAAGCAGCAATCTTTCAGATTGGGCATGCGTGTGGAGGTGGTCGATCCCAAACACGTCAGCCGCACCCGCAAGGCCATCATTGAAAACATCATCGGCGGGCGCTTACGGTTGTTGTACCTTGACCTGAGCGACTCACCTGAAAACATCAATGCCGATTTCTGGTGCCACCTCTCTAGTCCACTTTTGCACCCAATCGGTTGGTCCAGAAGAGTGGGCCACAACACCAAAGTACCCA CTGGTGAATATTCTGCCAGTGGATTGAAAGGAAATTGCAACAGTACAGATAACCTCTTTAAAAAG ccCAGGTACGTCTACATGGACGGAGGTTATTTCGAGGAAGGAATGAAGCTAGAGGCCATCGATCCGCTAAATCTGGGCAGCATCTGTGTGGCAACTATACACAAG GTGCTGTTAGACGGCTACTTGATGGTCGCCATCGATGGCGCGCCGTCACACAACGGCTGCGACCGATTCTGTTACCACGCCTCCTCTCACGCCATCCTGCCCAAGGACTTCTGTAAAAGGAACGGCATCCCTCTCACCGTGCCACCAG GTTGGGACCCGGAGactttttcctgggaaaattaCCTGGAGGACACCGTTTCCAAAGCCGCACCGCAACATCTATTCAACACG GACTATCCGGGTCACGGCATCTCCCCCAACATGAAACTGGAAGCGGTGGACTTGATGGAGCCGCGGCTGGTGTGCGTAGCCACGGTCAAGCGCTGCGTGGGACGCCTGCTCCTCATCCACTTTGACGGCTGGGATGACAACTACGACCAGTGGGTGGACCACGAATCCCCCGACATCTACCCCATTGGGTGGTGCGAGCTCACCAGCTACCAACTCCAGCCGCCACCTGGACTCG TGATTGAAGGCCAAGCAGCACAGGTCAAGAAACCAAAGATGCctttaattgggaaaaaaa AGCGGCGGAATTCAAAAAGGCACACGGACTCTTTTCAAGTCACGGAGGAGAACGACGgcgaggaggacgacgacgaggagCGGCGACACTCGCCTTCGAACCACGCGACCGTCCAACCCCCGTTAGCGCTCAAAAGCGAACCGGAGGAGCTGGCGA TCGCAGAAGTGGAAGTGAAAATggaggagatggagatggaagcCCCCATCTCCAATCAAGCGCCATCATAA
- the l3mbtl2 gene encoding lethal(3)malignant brain tumor-like protein 2 isoform X6, protein MSAVWKFYSVSPSDAKFATCNKCHALILRGGIVSKSLNTTNLIRHLKIKHSAEYEEFLKLTGKKAVLLAAVKRRAEIITEPQTTENIPQKMEFNSKDNQPASVERDNKFPCLLSHLDPQNVETPLRKKPKFTKARPATLNAPMKVFKWAEYLDKETSLGVSVSCFRHVPMCFQWDDINVGMKVEVLNTNAVLSTKVYWIATVIKIAGYKALLRYEGFERDNSRDFWSSLVSGELHPIGWCALTGKLLVPPQDVTNIPDWKEYLMKKLVGTHTLPVEFYLKLSERMKQQSFRLGMRVEVVDPKHVSRTRKAIIENIIGGRLRLLYLDLSDSPENINADFWCHLSSPLLHPIGWSRRVGHNTKVPTGEYSASGLKGNCNSTDNLFKKPRYVYMDGGYFEEGMKLEAIDPLNLGSICVATIHKVLLDGYLMVAIDGAPSHNGCDRFCYHASSHAILPKDFCKRNGIPLTVPPGWDPETFSWENYLEDTVSKAAPQHLFNTDYPGHGISPNMKLEAVDLMEPRLVCVATVKRCVGRLLLIHFDGWDDNYDQWVDHESPDIYPIGWCELTSYQLQPPPGLVIEGQAAQVKKPKMPLIGKKKRRNSKRHTDSFQVTEENDGEEDDDEERRHSPSNHATVQPPLALKSEPEELAIAEVEVKMEEMEMEAPISNQAPS, encoded by the exons ATGTCTGCCGTGTGGAAATTTTATTCCGTTAGTCCGAGTGATGCAAAGTTTGCGACTTGCAACAAATGTCACGCCTTGATACTTCGTGGGGGTATCGTGTCCAAATCCTTAAACACAACGAACTTAATTCGCCACTTGAAGATAAAACATTCGGCGGAGTATGAGGAGTTTTTGAAGCTCACCGGAAAGAAGGCGGTCCTGCTGGCAGCAGTTAAACGGCGTGCGGAAATAATAACGGAGCCTCAGACGACTGAAAATATACCCCAAAAGATGGAATTCAATTCGAAAGACAACCAGCCGGCTTCTGTGGAGAGGGACAACAAGTTCCCCTGTTTACTCTCTCACTTGGACCCCCAAAACGTG GAAACCCCGCTTAGAAAAAAGCCCAAATTTACCAAAGCTCGCCCGGCAACCCTGAATG CACCCATGAAAGTTTTTAAATGGGCGGAGTACTTGGACAAGGAAACTTCCTTGGGGGTGTCCGTCTCCTGCTTCAGACAT GTTCCCATGTGTTTCCAATGGGACGACATCAACGTTGGAATGAAGGTAGAAGTTTTAAACACCAACGCAGTCCTGTCCACTAAAGTCTACTGGATTGCTACGGTCATTAAAATTGCAG gataCAAAGCCTTGTTACGATACGAGGGCTTTGAGCGAGACAACAGCCGAGACTTCTGGTCCAGCCTGGTTTCCGGAGAACTGCACCCCATCGGTTGGTGCGCTTTGACCGGAAAGCTCCTGGTACCCCCGCAAG ATGTGACTAATATCCCTGACTGGAAAGAGTATTTGATGAAAAAGTTGGTGGGGACCCACACGCTGCCCGTCGAGTTTTACCTGAAG CTGTCCGAACGCATGAAGCAGCAATCTTTCAGATTGGGCATGCGTGTGGAGGTGGTCGATCCCAAACACGTCAGCCGCACCCGCAAGGCCATCATTGAAAACATCATCGGCGGGCGCTTACGGTTGTTGTACCTTGACCTGAGCGACTCACCTGAAAACATCAATGCCGATTTCTGGTGCCACCTCTCTAGTCCACTTTTGCACCCAATCGGTTGGTCCAGAAGAGTGGGCCACAACACCAAAGTACCCA CTGGTGAATATTCTGCCAGTGGATTGAAAGGAAATTGCAACAGTACAGATAACCTCTTTAAAAAG ccCAGGTACGTCTACATGGACGGAGGTTATTTCGAGGAAGGAATGAAGCTAGAGGCCATCGATCCGCTAAATCTGGGCAGCATCTGTGTGGCAACTATACACAAG GTGCTGTTAGACGGCTACTTGATGGTCGCCATCGATGGCGCGCCGTCACACAACGGCTGCGACCGATTCTGTTACCACGCCTCCTCTCACGCCATCCTGCCCAAGGACTTCTGTAAAAGGAACGGCATCCCTCTCACCGTGCCACCAG GTTGGGACCCGGAGactttttcctgggaaaattaCCTGGAGGACACCGTTTCCAAAGCCGCACCGCAACATCTATTCAACACG GACTATCCGGGTCACGGCATCTCCCCCAACATGAAACTGGAAGCGGTGGACTTGATGGAGCCGCGGCTGGTGTGCGTAGCCACGGTCAAGCGCTGCGTGGGACGCCTGCTCCTCATCCACTTTGACGGCTGGGATGACAACTACGACCAGTGGGTGGACCACGAATCCCCCGACATCTACCCCATTGGGTGGTGCGAGCTCACCAGCTACCAACTCCAGCCGCCACCTGGACTCG TGATTGAAGGCCAAGCAGCACAGGTCAAGAAACCAAAGATGCctttaattgggaaaaaaa AGCGGCGGAATTCAAAAAGGCACACGGACTCTTTTCAAGTCACGGAGGAGAACGACGgcgaggaggacgacgacgaggagCGGCGACACTCGCCTTCGAACCACGCGACCGTCCAACCCCCGTTAGCGCTCAAAAGCGAACCGGAGGAGCTGGCGA TCGCAGAAGTGGAAGTGAAAATggaggagatggagatggaagcCCCCATCTCCAATCAAGCGCCATCATAA
- the l3mbtl2 gene encoding lethal(3)malignant brain tumor-like protein 2 isoform X1, whose protein sequence is MPSHCVAYGCGKNSEDNVTLFKFPKDPQEFRKWEKQVQRTLGEWTASPNCHLCSDHFGKDYFESISPLGVPKLRAGAVPTVFIRPHCSSCDGTGCNHCLPAIKHMSINAESKASSNKAPSQKKRSGTATSRTDLSTGRAIDREYHKAGQQKDNSQVQESVKCDLCGTFFCNTGLKSKPKRFCSSFCSHSYSSRLKKTSAPLQETPLRKKPKFTKARPATLNVAPMKVFKWAEYLDKETSLGVSVSCFRHVPMCFQWDDINVGMKVEVLNTNAVLSTKVYWIATVIKIAGYKALLRYEGFERDNSRDFWSSLVSGELHPIGWCALTGKLLVPPQDVTNIPDWKEYLMKKLVGTHTLPVEFYLKLSERMKQQSFRLGMRVEVVDPKHVSRTRKAIIENIIGGRLRLLYLDLSDSPENINADFWCHLSSPLLHPIGWSRRVGHNTKVPTGEYSASGLKGNCNSTDNLFKKPRYVYMDGGYFEEGMKLEAIDPLNLGSICVATIHKVLLDGYLMVAIDGAPSHNGCDRFCYHASSHAILPKDFCKRNGIPLTVPPGWDPETFSWENYLEDTVSKAAPQHLFNTDYPGHGISPNMKLEAVDLMEPRLVCVATVKRCVGRLLLIHFDGWDDNYDQWVDHESPDIYPIGWCELTSYQLQPPPGLVIEGQAAQVKKPKMPLIGKKKRRNSKRHTDSFQVTEENDGEEDDDEERRHSPSNHATVQPPLALKSEPEELAIAEVEVKMEEMEMEAPISNQAPS, encoded by the exons ATGCCTTCCCACTGTGTGGCGTATGGATGCGGAAAAAACAGTGAAGATAACGTGACACTATTCAAATTCCCCAAAGATCCCCAGGAATTTCGCAAATGGGAGAAGCAGGTTCAGCGTACTCTTGGCGAATGGACCGCTTCCCCCAATTGTCACCTCTGCAGTGACCATTTTGGGAAAGACTACTTTGAGTCCATATCACCTTTAGGTGTTCCCAAATTGCGAGCTGGGGCCGTTCCCACTGTCTTCATCCGTCCCCACTGCTCTTCTTGCGACGGCACTGGCTGTAATCACTGCCTTCCGGCTATCAAACACATGAGCATTAATGCAGAATCAAAAGCGAGCAGTAATAAA GCTCCATCGCAGAAAAAAAGGAGCGGAACAGCAACATCACGGACAGATCTTAGTACAGGTAGAGCAATTGATAGGGAGTATCACAAAGCAGGACAACAAAAGGATAATTCTCAAGTACAAGAATCAG TGAAGTGTGATCTGTGTGGGACATTTTTCTGCAACACTGGCTTAAAATCAAAACCCAAGCGTTTCTGTAGCTCATTCTGCTCACATTCTTATTCATCCCGACTGAAAAAGACAAGTGCACccttgcag GAAACCCCGCTTAGAAAAAAGCCCAAATTTACCAAAGCTCGCCCGGCAACCCTGAATG TAGCACCCATGAAAGTTTTTAAATGGGCGGAGTACTTGGACAAGGAAACTTCCTTGGGGGTGTCCGTCTCCTGCTTCAGACAT GTTCCCATGTGTTTCCAATGGGACGACATCAACGTTGGAATGAAGGTAGAAGTTTTAAACACCAACGCAGTCCTGTCCACTAAAGTCTACTGGATTGCTACGGTCATTAAAATTGCAG gataCAAAGCCTTGTTACGATACGAGGGCTTTGAGCGAGACAACAGCCGAGACTTCTGGTCCAGCCTGGTTTCCGGAGAACTGCACCCCATCGGTTGGTGCGCTTTGACCGGAAAGCTCCTGGTACCCCCGCAAG ATGTGACTAATATCCCTGACTGGAAAGAGTATTTGATGAAAAAGTTGGTGGGGACCCACACGCTGCCCGTCGAGTTTTACCTGAAG CTGTCCGAACGCATGAAGCAGCAATCTTTCAGATTGGGCATGCGTGTGGAGGTGGTCGATCCCAAACACGTCAGCCGCACCCGCAAGGCCATCATTGAAAACATCATCGGCGGGCGCTTACGGTTGTTGTACCTTGACCTGAGCGACTCACCTGAAAACATCAATGCCGATTTCTGGTGCCACCTCTCTAGTCCACTTTTGCACCCAATCGGTTGGTCCAGAAGAGTGGGCCACAACACCAAAGTACCCA CTGGTGAATATTCTGCCAGTGGATTGAAAGGAAATTGCAACAGTACAGATAACCTCTTTAAAAAG ccCAGGTACGTCTACATGGACGGAGGTTATTTCGAGGAAGGAATGAAGCTAGAGGCCATCGATCCGCTAAATCTGGGCAGCATCTGTGTGGCAACTATACACAAG GTGCTGTTAGACGGCTACTTGATGGTCGCCATCGATGGCGCGCCGTCACACAACGGCTGCGACCGATTCTGTTACCACGCCTCCTCTCACGCCATCCTGCCCAAGGACTTCTGTAAAAGGAACGGCATCCCTCTCACCGTGCCACCAG GTTGGGACCCGGAGactttttcctgggaaaattaCCTGGAGGACACCGTTTCCAAAGCCGCACCGCAACATCTATTCAACACG GACTATCCGGGTCACGGCATCTCCCCCAACATGAAACTGGAAGCGGTGGACTTGATGGAGCCGCGGCTGGTGTGCGTAGCCACGGTCAAGCGCTGCGTGGGACGCCTGCTCCTCATCCACTTTGACGGCTGGGATGACAACTACGACCAGTGGGTGGACCACGAATCCCCCGACATCTACCCCATTGGGTGGTGCGAGCTCACCAGCTACCAACTCCAGCCGCCACCTGGACTCG TGATTGAAGGCCAAGCAGCACAGGTCAAGAAACCAAAGATGCctttaattgggaaaaaaa AGCGGCGGAATTCAAAAAGGCACACGGACTCTTTTCAAGTCACGGAGGAGAACGACGgcgaggaggacgacgacgaggagCGGCGACACTCGCCTTCGAACCACGCGACCGTCCAACCCCCGTTAGCGCTCAAAAGCGAACCGGAGGAGCTGGCGA TCGCAGAAGTGGAAGTGAAAATggaggagatggagatggaagcCCCCATCTCCAATCAAGCGCCATCATAA